AGCTAAGGCCTGCGCATCGTTGACACCATCGCCCACCATAGCTACTACTTTTCCTTCGGCACGCAACTGGTCGATGAAGTCAGCTTTGTCGGCAGGCAGTACGTCGGCCTTGTAATGTGTGATGCCTACCTGCTCGGCTACGGCACGTGCCGTAGCTTCATTGTCGCCCGTAAGCAGGTACACTTCCAGACCCTGTTGTTGCAACGCCTCAACGGCTTGGCGAGAGGTGGATTTTACCTGATCTGCGATGGCTGCTATAGCCAGTACCTGAGTACGGTCGGCAAAGTAGACCACGGTATGGGCCTCCGCTTGCCACCGTTCCGCGCGTTGCATTACCTCGGGCGTTACGGCTACCTGATAGGTAGCGAGGAGCCGTCGGTTCCCTACTAGATACCACTCAGTGCCTACTTCGGCCCGAACTCCCTGGCCCGGAAGGTTCTCGAACAGATCTAGCTTGACGGCTGGTCCATTCTCCGGTAATGCACGTACGACCGCTTCGGCCAAAGGGTGCTCAGAGGCTAGTTCCATGGAGCGGAGTACGCCTACCAAGTGTTCCTGAGATGAGTAGCCCCCCTGGCGCCAGTACTGATCGGTTACTTCAGGTCGCCCGAGCGTAACCGTACCAGTTTTGTCGAGCACCACGGCACTAACGCGATGAGCGCGTTCTAGGCTCTCGGCATCGCGGACCAAAATGCCCTGGGCCGCTCCTTTGCCAACGCCCACCATGATTGCCGTCGGAGTAGCTAACCCCAAGGCGCAGGGACAGGCAATCACCAGCACAGTTACCGTAGCTAGCAACGCATGACTAAAGGCCTCCTGCCCGCCAACCAAGATCCAGACGATGCCGGTCAATAGTGCGATTCCCAGCACAATGGGCACAAAGACCGCCGCGACCCGGTCTGCTAGTCGCTGGACAGGTGCTTTGCTCCCCTGGGCTTCCTGCACTCGCTGAATGATCTGGGATAGTAGCGTAGCGCTTCCGACTTTTTCAGCCCGGAAACGAAAACTACCTCGCTGGTTCACTGTACCCGCGAAAACCGCCGAGCCTGCCTGCTTTTCAACGGGCACTGGTTCGCCGCTGATCATGCTTTCGTCGACAAACGAGCGTCCTTCTGTCACCCGCCCGTCTACGGGAATCTTTTCACCAGGACGCACTATAACTGTATCGTCGATCGCTACTTCGGGGAGCGGTAACTCAAGCTCCTGACCCAACCGGATTACACGCACCGATTTAGGCTGGAGTCCCATCAACTTTTTAAGAGCAGAACCGGTGTGAGCCTTAGCCCGTTCTTCAAGCCACTTGCCTAGTAAGATAAAGGCAATAATGACTGTGGCAGCCTCATAGTATACGTGCGACTCAAGGCCGTGCTGACGCCAGAACTCCGGAAAGAACGTAGTAAAAGCACTAAACAGAAAGGCTATACCGGTGCTAAGTGCCACTAACGTATCCATATTCGCCCGACCGTATCGTGCCTGACGCACTGCATTGCGGTAGAAGCTGCGGCCCAACCAAAGTACAGGTAGCGAGAAAGCTAGCATGATCCAGTTGACATAAGGCAGATCCATCAGAAACATGCCCAGGACCACCACGGGTGTAGACAATAGCACTGCGCCTAGTGTGCGGCGACGAAGTGACTTCAGCCGTTGCTTTTGCTCGGCTTCCTGTTCTTCTACCCCGTGCTCCTCGTCCAAGATCAGGTCATAACCAATTGACTGTACCGCCCGGCGCAACTGTTCTGGCTGGACCGCATCTGGATCGAAACGCACTTGTACCGATTGTCCGGCAAAGTTAACGGTGGCTTCTTCCACACCGGATTGGGTATTCAGGATCGACTCGATGCTGGCAGCACAAGCCGCGCAACTCATCCCGGTGACTGGCAATGTGCGCCTTGCAAGCGGCCGGCTGTGGACGGAAGGATCAAGTACAGATTGCATAGGTGAAGCAGTTGAAAAGTGATAAGACAAAAGTAGCCGCCTCTCCTAGCAAAACGCTTACACAATTTTGAAGCCCTCTTACATCATTTCTGAGAAGGGGATGAGCGCCCTATCTGATCCAAGGCACTACGTTTGACACCGCCAATACTTTTGAAGTAAGAGGGGGTCAAACCTGTTATTTTCTTGAACTGGTTGGAAAGATGGGCGGGACTGCTATAGCCGAGACGGTACGCAATTTCTTTCAGGCTCAGTTCATCGTATACAAGCAGTTCTTTCACCCGCTCTACTTTTTGTAGAATGTAGAAGCGCTCAATGGTGAAGCCTTCTGTAGCCGAAAAAAGGGTGCTAAGGAGGTGGTACTCTTGTTGAAGGACTTCAGCTAAATAATCCGAGAGATTAACTGAGAGCAACAGGTGCTCTGGTTGATGAACCAGCTGGATGATGGCGGTTTTGATCTGTTCAATCAGGCGTGCTTGCCGGTTATTGATCAACTCAAAACCGCTTTGCCTCAGCGCTTTTTTTACTTGCGCTTTATCGATCTGCGCTTCAGGCAACGCTACGGTGACCTGACCCAGCTGTACTTCGCTGACAGGCATTCCTAACGCTTCAAGCTCCTCCCTGACGACACGCTGGCAGCGACCACAGACCATATTTTTAATATATAGGGTAGTTTCCATAACGTTACCAGGGGAAGTCATAACCAAGTTTTCCTACCAAAAAAAAACAGGCGCTTAGCCTACTTGGTATGAATGCGAGTCAAAAAGACAAGCGCCGCAAATATGTACGGCGCTTGAGGCTTAAAGTCAAACAAATGCCTCACAGGCCTGGTGGCACGCGTGACACGCATCGGCACAAGCCTGGCAGTGATCGCTATCGTGCTTGCGACATTCCTCCTCACAGGCTTTACTGATCACACTGCACTGCTTTACGATCTCGTTAACGTATCGGGAACCCCGGCTCACATAGCCAATGGCGTTTTCACAAGAAGACGAACAATCTAAGTCGAGGCGGATGCATTCGGCCATCTTTTTGACATTCTCTTCCTCTAGGCAGGCGACCGCACAAGCGTGGCAGGCGGCTGCACAATCGGCCAATTTGCGGATCAATTCTTTGTCTTGTGTTCTCATTATAAAAAATAATGGTGGAAAAATGTTTTTACTATGCCTTACTCTCAAAAGAGGCACTTCGTTTTATAAAAATCTTTTTTTTGTTTACAGATTTTTAACCGACGCCCGGAGGGAATCGGCTTGCGCGGGGCGGCCCTGCGCCCGGTCACTTCCGCCAGCCGCTTGCGGGTGGTGCCCTGCAAAGGGTAATCGGGCGGCAGGGTGGCGTACGAATCGTCAGACAAAGGTCCAGGTACATTTCTGCTTTCGCAAAGTCGCCCATCAAGCAATATGCATCGCCGATTAGTGCTGAAGTGCTCAGGTGCTGGTCAGGGAGTTTACACTACGCAGCCTGCAGACGCCCTCGTTGGGCGTAAACACATTTGGCACTCGGTAGGCATACGTCAACTCGAATCGCTGGCGTCACACAGGTGGGCGTTTGGATCGTCACCTCGCCGGGAAATAGCCGGCAGGAGGGCAGGCGTAAGGCAGATCGACCCTTCGGGGCCGTACGCATACACACATCCGTTGTTTCCCTAGTCACATAGTCTGGAACTATCTCCTCCCGCGCGGGAGGCGACCAAGAGGTGAGATCAGCCATGAACTAAATGCGCATTCGTCCAGCCTTTGCGCGTGATCAAGCCACGAGCCTGTGCCAGCATTGCCTCCGAAAGGTCCATGCCGATCATCTGTCCGGTCGGTCCCACTGCGTGCACCAGCGCCGGAAAATTAGCGACCGTCCCACACTCCAGGTCTACCACCGTATCCCCCGGCCGTAACGCCAGGGCCGCGACGGCTTTCTGCCGATGGCGGTCCAGCCCGAGGAGCTGGTAGCCGAGGAGCGCGGCATCGTAAAAGCGGGCCGTGCGTCGATAAAGGTGCTTGACTTCGTTTGCCTTCAGGATCATGGCAAAAGGGGGAGCGTGACTAACTAGGCTCTTGTATAC
The sequence above is a segment of the Catalinimonas alkaloidigena genome. Coding sequences within it:
- a CDS encoding AraC family transcriptional regulator, which produces METTLYIKNMVCGRCQRVVREELEALGMPVSEVQLGQVTVALPEAQIDKAQVKKALRQSGFELINNRQARLIEQIKTAIIQLVHQPEHLLLSVNLSDYLAEVLQQEYHLLSTLFSATEGFTIERFYILQKVERVKELLVYDELSLKEIAYRLGYSSPAHLSNQFKKITGLTPSYFKSIGGVKRSALDQIGRSSPSQK
- a CDS encoding class I SAM-dependent methyltransferase, with protein sequence MILKANEVKHLYRRTARFYDAALLGYQLLGLDRHRQKAVAALALRPGDTVVDLECGTVANFPALVHAVGPTGQMIGMDLSEAMLAQARGLITRKGWTNAHLVHG
- a CDS encoding heavy metal translocating P-type ATPase, coding for MQSVLDPSVHSRPLARRTLPVTGMSCAACAASIESILNTQSGVEEATVNFAGQSVQVRFDPDAVQPEQLRRAVQSIGYDLILDEEHGVEEQEAEQKQRLKSLRRRTLGAVLLSTPVVVLGMFLMDLPYVNWIMLAFSLPVLWLGRSFYRNAVRQARYGRANMDTLVALSTGIAFLFSAFTTFFPEFWRQHGLESHVYYEAATVIIAFILLGKWLEERAKAHTGSALKKLMGLQPKSVRVIRLGQELELPLPEVAIDDTVIVRPGEKIPVDGRVTEGRSFVDESMISGEPVPVEKQAGSAVFAGTVNQRGSFRFRAEKVGSATLLSQIIQRVQEAQGSKAPVQRLADRVAAVFVPIVLGIALLTGIVWILVGGQEAFSHALLATVTVLVIACPCALGLATPTAIMVGVGKGAAQGILVRDAESLERAHRVSAVVLDKTGTVTLGRPEVTDQYWRQGGYSSQEHLVGVLRSMELASEHPLAEAVVRALPENGPAVKLDLFENLPGQGVRAEVGTEWYLVGNRRLLATYQVAVTPEVMQRAERWQAEAHTVVYFADRTQVLAIAAIADQVKSTSRQAVEALQQQGLEVYLLTGDNEATARAVAEQVGITHYKADVLPADKADFIDQLRAEGKVVAMVGDGVNDAQALAQADVSVAMGRGSDIAMDVAKLTLMQSDLLLLPKALHLSRQTVRTIYQNLFWAFIYNLIGIPLAAGVLYPFTGFLLNPMVAGAAMALSSVSVVSNSLRLRWQSLS